Proteins encoded within one genomic window of Candidatus Limnocylindria bacterium:
- a CDS encoding LysE family translocator, producing MDTAAAFLGISALVIVTPGQDTVLTIRNTLLGGRVGGAFTAAGVAFGQAIWTLAASAGVTALLLASEPAFAAVRLAGAAFLVYVGAQALVAAARGGVARAVVAGRAQGPSPRAALRQGLVSNLGNPKMAVFFTSLLPQFVPAGPTAFLSMLGLGLVFCCMTLAWLSVYALVVGRAGHVLERPVIRRVLDGVVGAVLVMFGIRLASQQR from the coding sequence GTGGACACAGCAGCGGCGTTCCTCGGGATCTCGGCGCTCGTCATCGTGACGCCGGGCCAGGACACCGTCCTCACGATCCGCAACACGCTGCTCGGCGGCCGCGTCGGCGGGGCGTTCACCGCGGCCGGCGTCGCGTTCGGTCAGGCGATCTGGACGCTCGCCGCGAGCGCAGGCGTCACTGCGCTGCTGCTCGCCTCGGAGCCGGCGTTCGCCGCCGTCCGCCTCGCCGGCGCCGCGTTCCTCGTGTACGTCGGTGCGCAGGCTCTCGTCGCGGCCGCCAGAGGCGGCGTTGCGCGTGCGGTCGTGGCCGGGCGCGCGCAGGGACCCAGTCCACGTGCCGCGCTCCGGCAGGGTCTGGTCAGCAATCTGGGGAACCCGAAGATGGCGGTCTTCTTCACCAGCCTGCTGCCACAGTTCGTACCCGCGGGACCAACGGCCTTCCTCAGCATGCTCGGTCTCGGTCTGGTGTTCTGCTGCATGACGCTCGCCTGGCTTTCGGTGTACGCGCTCGTGGTCGGTCGCGCGGGCCACGTGCTCGAGCGCCCGGTGATCCGCCGCGTGCTCGACGGCGTCGTCGGCGCGGTGCTCGTGATGTTCGGCATTCGTCTCGCGTCCCAGCAGCGCTGA
- a CDS encoding inositol monophosphatase family protein: MPEPMTVAIDAARAAGRQLMESFEGKATGVDAKSSHTDLVSDADRASETVIVSAIRWAFPEDAIVAEEGSLERGGSGRIWYVDPLDGTINYLYGVPHWSVVLCVADASGALAGVVYDPVRDELFSAERGNGAHVSRDGGAPRQLGTTAVTDLASSLVATGFAYVKDDRLEQARILTRVLGEVRDLRRFGSAALDLSWVGAGRWDAYFESVDKPWDWMAGALIVREAGGRVTELRQARSGHPHIVASAPGVHDALITLLKRAVQAA; encoded by the coding sequence ATGCCGGAGCCGATGACGGTGGCGATCGATGCCGCGCGGGCCGCAGGCCGACAGCTCATGGAGAGCTTCGAGGGCAAAGCCACGGGCGTCGACGCGAAGTCGAGCCACACCGATCTCGTATCCGACGCGGATCGCGCGTCGGAGACGGTGATCGTCTCGGCGATCCGCTGGGCGTTCCCGGAAGACGCGATCGTCGCGGAGGAGGGCTCGCTCGAGCGCGGCGGCTCGGGCCGCATCTGGTACGTCGACCCGCTGGACGGCACGATCAACTACCTGTACGGGGTGCCGCACTGGTCCGTCGTGCTCTGCGTCGCCGATGCCAGCGGCGCGCTCGCCGGCGTCGTGTACGACCCCGTTCGTGATGAGCTCTTCAGCGCGGAGCGGGGAAATGGGGCGCACGTCTCGCGCGACGGAGGAGCGCCGCGCCAGCTAGGCACGACCGCCGTCACGGATCTCGCCAGCTCTCTCGTCGCGACCGGCTTCGCCTATGTAAAGGATGACCGGCTGGAGCAGGCACGCATCCTCACGCGCGTGCTCGGTGAGGTCCGCGATCTGCGACGCTTCGGCTCGGCCGCCCTCGATCTCTCGTGGGTGGGCGCCGGGCGCTGGGACGCGTATTTCGAGTCCGTCGACAAGCCGTGGGACTGGATGGCGGGCGCGCTCATCGTTCGCGAGGCGGGCGGGCGCGTCACCGAGCTGCGGCAGGCTCGGTCGGGCCATCCGCACATCGTCGCGAGCGCGCCGGGCGTGCACGATGCGCTCATAACGCTGCTCAAACGGGCCGTGCAGGCGGCGTAG
- a CDS encoding NADH-quinone oxidoreductase subunit B family protein, producing MVFTTVNNLINWARSRSPWPLGYGLACCAIEMIATGASTHDLARFGAEVFRSSPRQADVMIVAGTVTHKMAPRLRRLYEQMPEPKWVIAMGNCASSGGEFWDSYSTLQGVDTIVPVDVYVPGCPPRPEALLEGVLRLREKIAKGG from the coding sequence ATGGTCTTCACCACCGTCAACAACCTCATCAATTGGGCGCGCTCGCGCAGTCCATGGCCGCTCGGATACGGGTTGGCCTGCTGCGCGATCGAGATGATCGCCACGGGTGCCTCGACCCATGACCTGGCGCGCTTCGGAGCAGAGGTCTTCCGCTCGAGCCCGCGCCAGGCCGACGTGATGATCGTCGCGGGCACCGTGACTCACAAGATGGCTCCTCGGCTGCGGCGCCTGTACGAGCAGATGCCGGAGCCGAAGTGGGTCATCGCGATGGGGAACTGCGCTTCGTCGGGAGGCGAGTTCTGGGATAGCTACTCGACGTTGCAGGGTGTGGACACCATCGTCCCCGTCGACGTGTATGTGCCCGGCTGTCCGCCGCGCCCTGAGGCCCTGCTCGAGGGCGTCCTGCGGCTGCGCGAGAAGATCGCCAAAGGCGGTTAG
- a CDS encoding NADH-quinone oxidoreductase subunit D (Catalyzes the transfer of electrons from NADH to quinone), translating into MECIPVMGYLHRGLEKIFEWRTYAQGVRYADQADYVSNMLNEHAYAGAMEAIAGIEVPRRAEYIRVIVDELSRAASHLIWLGTYGLDLGATTPVLWCFRDREDILDMLEELCGSRMNFNYFRPGGVLYDLPPGWLPKLTRFLDRWEKNIENDYVQILDGNEIFLERTIGIGRIPAEVAKQYGVTGPMLRACGVPWDLRVDRPYSIYPELKSMQPVILADGDAFARYKVRLGEMRLAIKLIRECIDGIPGGPVRARLGHVWKCPKGEAYYTVEGAKGEVGIYMISDGRSPNPFRAKMRGASFVNLQILPWLLKGRLVADVIAILGSIDIVLGEVDR; encoded by the coding sequence GTGGAGTGCATCCCGGTCATGGGCTACCTCCACCGCGGTCTCGAGAAGATCTTCGAGTGGCGCACGTACGCACAGGGCGTTCGCTACGCGGACCAGGCCGATTACGTGTCGAACATGCTCAACGAGCATGCCTACGCAGGCGCGATGGAGGCCATCGCCGGCATCGAGGTACCGCGCCGCGCCGAATACATCCGGGTCATCGTCGACGAGCTGAGCCGCGCGGCATCCCACCTGATCTGGCTGGGCACCTACGGACTCGACCTGGGCGCCACGACGCCGGTGCTCTGGTGCTTCCGCGATCGGGAAGACATCCTCGACATGCTCGAGGAGCTCTGCGGCTCGCGCATGAACTTCAACTACTTCCGGCCCGGCGGCGTGCTCTATGACCTGCCGCCGGGATGGCTCCCGAAACTCACCCGCTTCCTCGACCGGTGGGAGAAGAACATCGAGAACGACTACGTGCAGATCCTCGACGGCAATGAGATCTTCCTCGAGCGGACGATCGGCATCGGTCGCATCCCGGCCGAGGTCGCGAAGCAGTACGGGGTGACAGGGCCGATGCTTCGCGCATGCGGCGTTCCCTGGGACCTGCGCGTCGACCGACCGTACTCGATCTACCCCGAGCTCAAGTCGATGCAGCCCGTCATTCTTGCGGACGGCGACGCCTTCGCGCGCTACAAGGTGCGCCTTGGGGAGATGCGGCTGGCGATCAAGCTCATTCGTGAGTGCATCGACGGCATCCCTGGCGGTCCGGTGCGCGCCCGCCTGGGACACGTGTGGAAGTGCCCGAAGGGCGAGGCGTACTACACGGTCGAAGGCGCGAAGGGCGAGGTCGGCATCTACATGATCAGCGACGGGCGCAGCCCCAACCCCTTCCGCGCCAAGATGCGCGGCGCGTCGTTCGTGAACCTGCAGATCCTCCCGTGGCTGCTGAAGGGTCGGCTGGTGGCGGACGTGATCGCGATCCTGGGCTCGATCGACATCGTGCTCGGCGAGGTAGACCGATGA
- a CDS encoding NADH-ubiquinone oxidoreductase-F iron-sulfur binding region domain-containing protein, with protein sequence MPASTAVRLLDGARVPALDRALDADAAIERVAASGLRGRGGAGFALADKLRAVRANSAGGDAYVVANAYDADPDSPLARTLLEGHADLVVRGIELAMAITGATHAFLYLHPEAAGARDAAERALAGREDIEITLGPGGFMGGEESALLNVLESKRAMARQRPPYPALQGYLMRPTLVSSVETLAWLPLVLEGAKAETKLVSVTGTVKKPGVYEVDLGTTLGAILDRAGGVTGELKAIHVGGPTGGLLSAQRRSARFDYDDLKAAGTHMGSAQIRAIGTDVCMVREAGRLFAYLAKESCAICVPCRVGTKRVQGILEGVTSSLGRDGDLPWLTELGDHMEQFSLCGFGITAPSILRTTMREFPDDYRSHIKDLKCPTGTCTTLRARRFETMVQP encoded by the coding sequence ATGCCCGCTAGTACCGCGGTGCGCTTGCTCGATGGCGCTCGCGTTCCCGCCCTCGATCGCGCCCTCGACGCCGACGCCGCGATCGAGCGAGTGGCCGCATCCGGATTGCGTGGCCGGGGTGGCGCGGGGTTCGCGCTGGCGGACAAGCTGCGCGCGGTGCGCGCGAATTCCGCCGGAGGCGACGCGTACGTCGTCGCGAACGCGTACGACGCGGACCCGGACAGCCCGCTGGCGCGGACGCTGCTGGAGGGGCACGCCGACCTCGTCGTGCGTGGCATCGAGCTCGCCATGGCCATCACCGGTGCGACGCACGCGTTCCTCTATCTGCATCCCGAAGCGGCCGGCGCGCGCGATGCGGCCGAGCGCGCCCTCGCAGGCCGCGAGGACATCGAGATCACGCTCGGTCCGGGTGGCTTCATGGGCGGCGAGGAGAGCGCGCTCCTCAACGTGCTCGAGTCGAAGCGCGCGATGGCGCGACAGCGGCCTCCGTACCCGGCACTTCAGGGCTACCTGATGCGGCCGACGCTCGTGTCGAGCGTGGAGACGCTCGCGTGGCTGCCGCTCGTTCTCGAAGGCGCGAAGGCCGAGACGAAGCTCGTGTCGGTGACCGGAACGGTGAAGAAGCCTGGCGTGTACGAGGTCGACCTCGGCACGACGCTCGGCGCGATCCTGGACCGCGCCGGTGGCGTGACCGGCGAGCTGAAGGCGATCCATGTCGGGGGACCCACGGGCGGCCTGCTGTCGGCGCAGCGTCGTAGCGCACGGTTCGATTACGACGACCTGAAAGCGGCCGGCACGCACATGGGGTCCGCTCAGATCCGCGCGATCGGCACGGACGTCTGCATGGTCCGCGAGGCCGGGCGGCTCTTCGCGTATCTCGCGAAGGAGAGCTGCGCGATCTGCGTGCCGTGCCGCGTTGGCACCAAGCGCGTCCAGGGCATCCTCGAGGGCGTGACGTCGTCACTCGGGCGCGACGGCGATCTGCCGTGGCTCACCGAGCTCGGCGACCACATGGAGCAGTTCTCGCTCTGCGGCTTCGGCATCACCGCGCCGTCGATCCTGCGCACGACGATGCGCGAGTTCCCGGATGACTACCGGTCGCACATCAAAGACCTCAAATGTCCGACCGGGACCTGCACGACGCTTCGCGCGCGCCGGTTCGAGACGATGGTGCAGCCGTGA
- a CDS encoding FAD-dependent oxidoreductase, producing the protein MSLLERYIQPAESQLPTVSHAGEIPSGQPTCTITIDGQEVTAIPGEAILRAAQRAGFKVPTLCDDEKLAPAAACRMCLVDIEGQDRPLPSCHIAVEPGMKIVSSSDALFKLRKQNLEYILSDHNAYCMPPCQISCPTHIDIPGYLELMAKGQHVEAARLVKEVLPFPYMLGLVCPKPCQEVCRRGLVEEEIAICQCHGYTGELVMEMDVAPTPFPQKIASGKRVAVVGAGPAGMTAAYYTALNGHAVTVFDMMAKQGGICRYGIPEYRLPKVKLDKELNSLWQLRDTEFKGGMKLGRDFTVDQLLAQGYDAVFLGIGAWSSNELRIPGEDLPGVIEAINYLRQNAEGDPVPVGKGNRVVVIGGGFTTFDCARTSRRLGAEVTVVYRRSRKEMGAHYSEVDDAEHEGIKLEFYAAPVKIVEKNGRVGGVEFQRMALGEPDASGRRRPVPVEGSNFTIDCDTVIPAIGQIPVLDWIDRDTGVRRSKRETIITNGALMTDRPGVFAGGDAQMGTRTVIECVAQGKLAAKAMDRYLAGDDMARVAEEIAEEERVPELIDIVPYKPEEPQVRMPMLSFLEREQSFQVIENGYTKDLAEKEAARCLQCVCPDVGRCHLQRLSVEHGLTENRFHRAEPIDYHDYEYDFSHDFILRDLNKCINCTQCVRICRDVIGANCYGLMGGGYDSIVTTPWNVSLSYTDCVSCGACAETCPTGALMMRERDLQTYELDVVRCIYCGDCVEVCPHGALGETPNFELATYKRFGVTVLAKEELAVAKTWKSSEQVPTNGDGNGGVRPPEVRPPAPPRWGA; encoded by the coding sequence ATGAGTCTCCTCGAGCGCTACATCCAGCCCGCGGAGTCCCAGCTGCCCACGGTCTCGCACGCCGGCGAGATCCCGTCGGGCCAACCGACCTGCACGATCACGATCGACGGCCAGGAGGTCACCGCGATCCCCGGCGAGGCGATCCTGCGCGCAGCGCAACGCGCCGGCTTCAAGGTCCCAACGCTCTGCGACGACGAGAAGCTCGCGCCGGCCGCGGCGTGTCGCATGTGCCTGGTCGACATCGAGGGCCAGGATCGGCCACTGCCGTCGTGCCACATCGCGGTCGAGCCCGGGATGAAGATCGTTTCGAGCTCGGACGCGCTGTTCAAGCTTCGCAAGCAGAACCTCGAGTACATCCTCAGCGATCACAACGCGTACTGCATGCCGCCGTGCCAGATCAGCTGCCCGACTCACATCGACATCCCGGGCTACCTGGAGCTGATGGCGAAGGGTCAGCACGTCGAAGCGGCACGCCTCGTGAAAGAAGTGCTGCCGTTCCCGTACATGCTCGGTCTGGTCTGCCCGAAGCCCTGCCAGGAGGTGTGCCGCCGCGGGCTGGTCGAGGAGGAGATCGCGATCTGCCAGTGCCACGGCTACACCGGCGAGCTCGTGATGGAGATGGACGTAGCACCGACGCCCTTCCCGCAGAAGATCGCGAGCGGCAAGCGCGTCGCGGTCGTGGGTGCCGGACCCGCGGGCATGACCGCCGCGTACTACACGGCGCTCAACGGCCACGCCGTGACGGTGTTCGACATGATGGCGAAGCAGGGCGGCATCTGCCGATACGGCATCCCGGAGTACCGCCTTCCCAAGGTGAAGCTGGACAAGGAGCTCAATTCGCTCTGGCAGCTGCGCGACACCGAGTTCAAGGGCGGTATGAAGCTCGGCCGCGACTTCACCGTGGATCAGCTGCTCGCGCAGGGCTACGACGCGGTATTCCTCGGGATCGGCGCGTGGAGCAGCAACGAGCTGCGCATCCCCGGAGAGGATCTGCCCGGCGTCATCGAGGCGATCAACTACCTGCGCCAGAACGCCGAGGGCGATCCGGTCCCGGTGGGAAAGGGCAACAGGGTCGTCGTCATCGGTGGCGGCTTCACCACCTTCGACTGCGCGCGTACGTCACGCCGGCTCGGGGCCGAGGTCACCGTCGTCTACCGCCGCTCGCGCAAGGAGATGGGTGCGCACTACAGCGAGGTCGACGACGCGGAGCACGAGGGCATCAAGCTCGAGTTCTACGCGGCGCCGGTCAAGATCGTCGAGAAGAACGGGCGCGTGGGCGGCGTCGAGTTCCAGCGGATGGCGCTCGGTGAGCCCGATGCGTCAGGCCGGCGCCGCCCGGTGCCGGTCGAGGGCTCGAACTTCACGATCGACTGCGACACCGTGATCCCGGCCATCGGCCAGATCCCGGTCCTGGACTGGATCGACCGGGACACCGGTGTACGTCGGAGCAAGCGCGAGACGATCATCACGAACGGCGCGCTTATGACCGACCGCCCTGGCGTCTTCGCCGGCGGCGACGCGCAGATGGGAACGCGCACGGTCATCGAGTGCGTCGCGCAGGGCAAGCTCGCGGCGAAGGCGATGGACCGCTACCTGGCGGGCGACGACATGGCCCGTGTCGCGGAAGAGATCGCTGAAGAGGAGCGGGTGCCAGAGCTCATCGACATCGTTCCGTACAAGCCGGAAGAGCCACAGGTCCGGATGCCGATGCTGTCGTTCCTGGAGCGCGAGCAGTCGTTCCAGGTGATCGAGAACGGCTACACCAAGGACCTCGCCGAGAAAGAGGCGGCACGCTGCCTCCAGTGCGTGTGCCCCGACGTCGGCCGATGCCACCTGCAGCGGCTGTCGGTCGAGCACGGTCTCACCGAGAACCGCTTCCACCGCGCCGAGCCGATCGACTACCACGACTACGAGTACGACTTCAGCCACGACTTCATCCTTCGCGACCTGAACAAGTGCATCAACTGCACGCAGTGCGTGCGGATCTGCCGCGACGTCATCGGCGCGAACTGCTACGGGCTCATGGGCGGCGGCTACGACTCGATCGTGACGACACCGTGGAACGTCTCGCTGTCGTACACGGACTGCGTGTCGTGCGGCGCCTGCGCCGAGACGTGTCCCACGGGCGCGTTGATGATGCGCGAGCGCGATCTGCAGACCTACGAGCTCGACGTCGTGCGCTGCATCTACTGCGGCGACTGCGTCGAGGTGTGTCCCCACGGCGCGCTCGGCGAAACGCCGAACTTCGAGCTCGCGACGTACAAGCGCTTCGGCGTGACGGTCCTGGCGAAGGAAGAGCTCGCAGTGGCGAAGACCTGGAAGTCGTCGGAGCAGGTGCCCACGAACGGCGATGGCAACGGCGGAGTGCGTCCGCCCGAGGTGCGGCCGCCCGCTCCGCCGCGCTGGGGCGCGTAA
- a CDS encoding SAM-dependent methyltransferase has product MATLRDRLIARIRARGSISFAEYMEAALFDPEDGYYTSRVALGFEGDYLTASDLGPHFARALARAFADLWTQLGKPAAWDLVEAGAGRGIFLRDVLTALERERADAAKGARPTIVEVSPRLREQQSTTLAGRDLRWASDARALAPVQGVIFANEVLDAFPVHVLVRTAEGVREVFVQENAGVLSETLRAPSLPDLSWRVPERLPAGGRWEVSPAAEGWVASLAPALTSGYVLFVDYGGDENELLTRLGAGTLRGFSRHRLITDPYTEPGAQDLTASVNFTAIRRAAEGAGFAFAGRATQRDALIALGIREATARADTPIEQLRALGRRSAIDTLLDPNGFGAFEFVCFAKDAPTEGLRMFGTRATSEVRYP; this is encoded by the coding sequence ATGGCGACGCTCCGCGACCGACTCATCGCTCGCATCCGGGCGCGCGGGTCGATCAGCTTCGCGGAGTACATGGAAGCGGCCCTCTTCGATCCCGAAGACGGCTACTACACATCGCGTGTTGCGCTGGGATTCGAAGGCGACTACCTCACAGCGTCCGATCTCGGGCCGCATTTCGCACGCGCGCTCGCTCGCGCGTTCGCGGATCTGTGGACGCAGCTGGGGAAGCCCGCCGCGTGGGATCTGGTCGAGGCAGGCGCAGGCCGCGGCATCTTCCTCCGTGACGTGCTCACCGCTCTCGAGCGCGAGCGCGCCGATGCGGCAAAGGGCGCGCGCCCGACCATCGTCGAGGTCTCGCCGCGGCTGCGCGAGCAGCAATCGACGACCCTCGCCGGCCGCGACCTGCGCTGGGCGTCTGATGCGCGCGCGCTCGCTCCCGTGCAGGGCGTCATCTTCGCGAATGAGGTGCTCGATGCCTTCCCCGTGCACGTTCTCGTGCGGACCGCGGAGGGTGTGCGTGAGGTCTTCGTCCAGGAGAACGCCGGCGTCCTCAGCGAGACGCTTCGCGCGCCGAGCCTTCCCGATCTCAGCTGGCGCGTCCCCGAGCGGCTTCCGGCCGGCGGACGCTGGGAGGTCAGCCCGGCGGCGGAGGGCTGGGTCGCGAGCCTCGCACCCGCGCTCACCAGTGGCTACGTCCTGTTCGTCGACTACGGCGGCGATGAGAACGAGCTGCTCACGCGCCTCGGGGCCGGCACGCTGCGCGGTTTCTCGCGCCATCGGCTCATCACCGATCCTTACACCGAACCCGGCGCGCAGGATCTGACTGCGAGCGTGAACTTCACGGCGATCCGCCGTGCGGCGGAGGGTGCTGGCTTCGCGTTCGCGGGCCGCGCGACGCAGCGCGACGCACTCATCGCGCTGGGGATCCGCGAAGCGACCGCGCGCGCGGATACGCCGATCGAGCAGCTGCGCGCGCTCGGCCGCCGTTCCGCGATCGACACGCTCCTCGACCCGAACGGCTTCGGCGCATTCGAGTTCGTGTGCTTCGCGAAGGACGCGCCGACCGAGGGCCTGCGCATGTTCGGGACGCGGGCGACAAGCGAGGTCCGGTATCCTTGA